From the Opitutus sp. ER46 genome, one window contains:
- a CDS encoding efflux RND transporter periplasmic adaptor subunit — protein sequence MAKSRNYGGLIVIAALLVAAAGGAWYYLAGKNDKQPEFSTTKVGRGDITQAVTATGDLQPVVTVDVGAQVSGQVKEVLVDFNSRVKAGDVLARIDPAMAEQKLRQAQADLESAKANNQLLQINARRTRDLAAKNLVSQSELDTAEAQLAQSNATLMTRTAAVENAKLDLLHCTITAPIDGMVLNRNTDRGRTVNSSMNAPTLFTLVNDLTRMQIQAAVAEADVGAITEGMDVTFTVDAFPNRTFRGTVRQVRNAATTTSSVVSYATIIDVNNDDLRLKPGMTANVSIIIAQKTNALRISNSALRARIPQELLPKAPEPAKTAKAGAAPAAAPAMNDQERFAIVRAIWTELGIQRGTPPSAEQIAAFRAKAAEKGLDAETIDRVLTRFSGGGPGGRRSREGGAPGAPNPVVTRTVYKLVDPVAQKLEPVNAKLGISDGMYTEVLDGLAEDDTLVTAVTLPGTTAATQPAQNPFQQNRGFGPGMGGGRR from the coding sequence ATGGCCAAATCCAGAAACTACGGTGGTCTTATCGTGATCGCGGCGCTGCTCGTCGCCGCCGCCGGTGGCGCCTGGTACTACCTCGCCGGCAAGAACGACAAGCAGCCGGAGTTCAGCACCACCAAGGTCGGCCGCGGCGACATCACCCAAGCCGTTACCGCCACCGGTGACCTCCAGCCGGTCGTCACCGTCGACGTCGGCGCCCAGGTCTCCGGCCAGGTCAAGGAGGTGCTCGTCGACTTCAACTCCCGCGTGAAGGCCGGCGATGTCCTCGCTCGCATCGACCCCGCCATGGCCGAGCAGAAGCTCCGCCAGGCCCAGGCCGACCTCGAGTCCGCCAAGGCCAACAACCAACTCCTCCAAATCAACGCCCGGCGAACCCGCGACCTCGCGGCCAAGAACCTGGTTTCCCAATCCGAGCTCGACACCGCCGAGGCCCAGCTCGCGCAGTCCAACGCCACGCTCATGACGCGCACCGCCGCCGTCGAGAACGCCAAGCTCGACCTGCTGCACTGCACCATCACCGCCCCCATCGACGGCATGGTGCTCAACCGCAACACCGACCGCGGCCGCACCGTGAACTCGAGCATGAACGCGCCCACGCTCTTCACCCTCGTGAACGACCTCACGCGCATGCAGATCCAGGCCGCCGTCGCCGAGGCCGACGTCGGCGCGATCACCGAGGGGATGGACGTCACCTTTACCGTCGACGCCTTCCCAAATCGCACGTTCCGCGGCACGGTTCGCCAGGTGCGCAACGCCGCCACCACCACGTCCAGCGTCGTCTCGTACGCCACCATCATCGACGTGAACAATGACGATCTCCGGCTGAAGCCCGGCATGACCGCCAACGTCTCGATCATCATCGCCCAAAAGACGAACGCCCTGCGCATCAGCAACTCGGCCCTCCGCGCCCGCATCCCGCAGGAGCTGCTGCCGAAGGCTCCGGAGCCGGCCAAGACCGCCAAAGCAGGCGCCGCTCCCGCCGCCGCCCCGGCGATGAACGACCAGGAACGCTTCGCCATCGTCCGCGCGATCTGGACCGAACTCGGCATCCAGCGTGGCACGCCCCCCAGCGCCGAACAGATTGCCGCGTTCCGCGCCAAGGCCGCCGAGAAGGGGCTCGACGCCGAGACGATCGACCGCGTGCTCACCCGCTTCTCCGGCGGCGGCCCCGGTGGTCGGCGTAGCCGCGAGGGCGGCGCTCCCGGCGCCCCCAATCCCGTCGTCACGCGCACCGTCTACAAGCTCGTCGATCCGGTCGCGCAGAAGCTTGAACCCGTCAACGCGAAGCTCGGGATCTCCGACGGCATGTACACCGAGGTGCTCGACGGGCTCGCCGAGGACGACACGCTGGTCACGGCCGTCACCCTGCCCGGCACCACCGCCGCCACGCAGCCCGCCCAGAACCCCTTCCAGCAGAACCGCGGCTTCGGTCCCGGCATGGGCGGCGGCCGCCGCTGA
- a CDS encoding ABC transporter ATP-binding protein, which translates to MPPVVQIKDLHKIYESGEVPVHAVRGVSLEIHRGEFVALMGASGSGKSTLMNMLGCLDRPTRGTYLLDGTNVSQLDRNELADLRNQKLGFVFQGFNLLSRTTALENVELPMLYGRNQHLSSTEIRDRALRCLDIVGLSKRADHFPNQLSGGQQQRVAIARALVNEPQVLLADEPTGNLDSKTSVEVMGVFQQLNAQGITIVMVTHELDIAHFTKRNLILRDGLVVRDEIIAQPSVPEVELAKLAEAEAAAKLTGGASA; encoded by the coding sequence ATGCCTCCCGTCGTTCAGATCAAGGATCTGCACAAGATCTACGAGTCCGGTGAAGTCCCGGTCCACGCCGTGCGCGGCGTGTCCCTGGAGATTCACCGCGGCGAATTCGTCGCGCTCATGGGCGCCAGCGGCTCCGGCAAGTCCACGCTGATGAACATGCTGGGCTGCCTCGATCGCCCGACCCGCGGCACCTACCTGCTCGACGGCACCAACGTCAGCCAGCTCGACCGCAACGAGCTCGCCGACCTCCGGAATCAGAAGCTCGGGTTCGTCTTCCAGGGCTTCAATCTCCTGTCCCGCACCACCGCCCTGGAGAACGTGGAGCTGCCGATGCTCTACGGCCGCAACCAGCACCTCAGCTCCACTGAGATCCGCGACCGCGCGCTGCGCTGCCTCGACATCGTCGGCCTGTCGAAGCGCGCCGATCACTTCCCCAACCAGCTTTCCGGCGGCCAGCAGCAGCGCGTCGCCATCGCCCGCGCCCTGGTGAACGAGCCGCAGGTGCTCCTCGCCGACGAGCCCACCGGCAATCTCGATTCGAAGACCTCCGTCGAGGTCATGGGCGTCTTCCAGCAGCTCAACGCCCAGGGCATCACCATCGTGATGGTCACCCACGAGCTCGACATCGCCCACTTCACCAAGCGCAACCTGATCCTCCGCGACGGCCTGGTCGTGCGCGATGAGATCATCGCCCAACCCAGCGTCCCCGAAGTGGAGCTCGCCAAACTCGCGGAAGCCGAGGCCGCCGCCAAGCTCACCGGCGGCGCTTCCGCCTAA
- a CDS encoding ABC transporter permease has protein sequence MRFTNIIRVALRALRRNLMRSILTALGIIIGIAAVITTVSMGTGAKAQIEAQVAALGQNIITVFPNFFSAGGVRSGFGGAITLTPEDAEAIQSEVAEVDGVSPEIRDRAQVLANGLNWNTQVLGESPDYVFIRSWPIAEGVMFSDQDVKSVAKVCVVGRTIVDQLFPDGTAIGQTLRIRNLPFRIVGVLSPKGYNINGSDQDDVVIIPYTSHMKRVSRRANINTILVQASRPDRLDKVKQDIEDVLTQRRKGRDPDFIVRTQEEIAQTATQTSRTLTLLLGGVALVSLIVGGIGVMNIMLVSVTERTREIGIRLAIGAHGRDVLAQFLIEATMLSVLGGVLGILTGVAASKVITIYWGLPTLVSPASIFVAVGVSTAIGVFFGFYPARKAAQLDPIEALRYE, from the coding sequence ATGCGCTTCACCAACATCATCCGCGTCGCCCTGCGCGCCCTCCGCCGCAACCTCATGCGGTCCATCCTGACCGCGCTCGGCATCATCATCGGTATCGCCGCCGTCATTACGACCGTCAGCATGGGCACCGGCGCCAAGGCCCAGATCGAGGCCCAGGTCGCCGCCCTCGGCCAGAACATCATCACGGTCTTCCCCAACTTCTTCAGCGCCGGTGGCGTGCGCAGCGGGTTCGGCGGCGCGATCACCCTCACCCCCGAGGACGCCGAGGCGATCCAGAGCGAGGTCGCCGAGGTCGATGGCGTCAGCCCCGAGATCCGCGACCGCGCCCAGGTCCTCGCCAACGGTCTCAACTGGAACACCCAGGTGCTCGGCGAATCGCCCGACTACGTCTTCATCCGCAGCTGGCCGATCGCCGAGGGCGTCATGTTCAGCGACCAGGACGTGAAGTCCGTCGCCAAGGTCTGCGTCGTCGGTCGCACCATCGTCGACCAGCTCTTCCCCGACGGCACCGCCATCGGCCAGACCCTCCGCATCCGCAACCTGCCCTTCCGCATCGTCGGCGTGCTCAGCCCCAAGGGCTACAACATCAACGGCTCCGACCAGGACGATGTCGTCATCATCCCGTACACCTCGCACATGAAGCGGGTGTCCCGCCGCGCAAACATCAACACCATCCTCGTCCAGGCCAGCCGGCCGGATCGGCTCGACAAGGTGAAGCAGGACATCGAGGACGTCCTCACCCAGCGCCGCAAGGGCCGCGATCCCGACTTCATCGTCCGCACCCAGGAGGAGATTGCGCAAACCGCCACGCAGACCTCCCGCACCCTCACCCTGCTGCTCGGCGGCGTCGCCCTGGTGTCACTCATCGTCGGCGGCATCGGCGTGATGAACATCATGCTGGTGTCCGTCACCGAGCGCACGCGCGAGATCGGCATCCGCCTCGCCATCGGCGCCCACGGTCGCGACGTGCTCGCGCAGTTCCTCATCGAGGCCACGATGCTCAGCGTCCTTGGCGGCGTGCTCGGCATCCTGACCGGCGTCGCCGCCTCCAAGGTGATCACCATCTACTGGGGCCTCCCCACGCTGGTCTCACCGGCCTCGATCTTCGTGGCCGTCGGCGTGAGCACCGCCATCGGCGTCTTCTTCGGCTTCTACCCCGCCCGCAAAGCCGCCCAGCTCGATCCCATCGAAGCCCTCCGCTACGAATAG
- the pheA gene encoding prephenate dehydratase → MDLEPIRQKIDQLDSQLVQLLNERLALAAEIGKVKRSLGGQIYVAEREDAVLRKVTAQNVGPIKNEALQAIYREIMSAAIALEKPLLIAYLGPEASNTHAAALKKFGASVDYHAMATVSDIFTAVEKGETDYAVIPIENSTEGSVREALDSFVESELKIVAQIYLEITHALISNSPLEDIERVYSKDQALAQCRHWLQRHLPHAQLVEATSTSRAVQMAKEEPGTAAIAGELAAEHYGVPILERAIQDKADNTTRFFVLGRKPSGPVGNGKDLTSLLVSLGDEAAAHSGALLKMLMPLAERGINLSKIESRPSKKRPWDYYFFLDITGHYDDPGMKAALSELKRFCPMVKWLGSYPAVS, encoded by the coding sequence ATGGATCTCGAGCCCATTCGCCAGAAGATCGACCAGCTCGACAGTCAGTTGGTCCAGTTGCTGAACGAGCGGCTGGCCCTGGCCGCGGAGATTGGGAAAGTGAAGCGCAGCTTGGGCGGCCAGATTTACGTGGCCGAGCGGGAGGACGCGGTCCTCCGCAAGGTGACCGCGCAGAACGTCGGCCCGATCAAGAACGAGGCCCTGCAGGCGATTTACCGGGAGATCATGTCGGCGGCCATCGCGCTGGAGAAGCCGCTGCTGATCGCGTACCTCGGGCCCGAGGCGAGCAACACGCACGCCGCGGCGCTCAAGAAGTTCGGCGCCAGCGTGGACTACCACGCGATGGCGACGGTGAGCGACATCTTCACCGCGGTGGAGAAGGGGGAGACGGACTACGCCGTCATCCCGATTGAGAATTCGACTGAGGGATCGGTGCGCGAGGCGCTCGATAGTTTCGTGGAGAGCGAGCTAAAAATCGTGGCCCAGATCTACCTCGAGATCACCCATGCGCTGATCTCGAACTCGCCGCTGGAGGACATCGAGCGCGTGTACTCGAAGGACCAGGCGCTCGCGCAATGCCGTCACTGGCTGCAGCGTCACCTGCCGCATGCGCAGCTCGTCGAGGCGACCAGTACCTCGCGCGCGGTGCAGATGGCCAAGGAAGAGCCTGGCACCGCGGCGATCGCAGGTGAGCTGGCGGCGGAGCATTACGGTGTGCCGATCCTTGAGCGGGCGATCCAGGACAAGGCGGACAACACCACGCGTTTCTTTGTGCTCGGCCGCAAACCCTCGGGTCCTGTGGGCAACGGCAAGGACCTCACCAGCCTGCTGGTCTCGCTGGGCGACGAGGCCGCGGCGCATTCCGGCGCGCTGCTCAAGATGCTGATGCCGCTCGCCGAGCGCGGGATCAACCTGTCGAAGATCGAGTCACGCCCGAGCAAGAAGCGCCCGTGGGACTACTACTTCTTCCTCGATATCACCGGCCACTACGACGACCCGGGAATGAAGGCTGCGCTCTCCGAGCTAAAGCGGTTCTGCCCCATGGTGAAGTGGCTCGGCAGTTATCCGGCCGTCAGCTGA
- the scpB gene encoding SMC-Scp complex subunit ScpB — protein MAFNLKKVLKALLLSTNQPLGIKDIQAAFTRYHDQAASLPEAEGEEAPAAAPDVAPAATEAVAAESEASVVSEPVANGEVSAESPAEPVASAEVATASAPAAEPAEILVEETPQDPELYSEVPSLVTAAQIREAMDVIAAELKAADEGILLIEGNNGYRIVTNPRFARWVRILRQEPPPVKLSQSAIETLAVIAYRQPVTRGEIETIRGVSAEAGVNKLLERELIYVVGRADAPGRPIQYGTTDQFLEFVGIKSLEELPASDVLSSRQIDEWLKTNENARPPNDTDMGLPEEQLPLDAAAADGDAAVEEAIDASSSAESPVSEASEAAEAAPPTEEPAEKDQSSPPPS, from the coding sequence ATGGCGTTCAATCTGAAAAAAGTGCTGAAGGCACTGCTGCTTTCCACGAACCAACCTCTGGGCATCAAGGATATCCAGGCGGCTTTCACGCGCTATCACGACCAGGCCGCGAGCCTGCCGGAAGCAGAGGGCGAGGAAGCGCCGGCAGCTGCGCCGGACGTCGCGCCCGCTGCCACAGAAGCCGTGGCGGCTGAGTCCGAGGCGAGCGTCGTCAGCGAGCCCGTTGCCAACGGCGAGGTCAGCGCCGAGAGCCCGGCTGAGCCGGTGGCATCGGCTGAAGTCGCCACCGCGTCAGCGCCGGCGGCTGAGCCGGCCGAGATCCTGGTCGAGGAGACGCCGCAGGACCCGGAGCTTTACAGTGAAGTGCCGTCGCTCGTGACGGCCGCGCAGATCCGCGAGGCGATGGACGTGATCGCAGCGGAGCTGAAGGCCGCCGACGAAGGCATTCTGCTCATCGAGGGCAACAACGGTTACCGGATTGTGACGAACCCGCGCTTCGCCCGCTGGGTGCGCATTCTCCGCCAGGAGCCGCCGCCGGTGAAGCTGAGCCAGTCCGCGATCGAGACGCTCGCGGTGATCGCCTACCGGCAGCCGGTGACGCGCGGCGAGATCGAGACCATCCGCGGCGTGTCGGCGGAGGCCGGTGTGAACAAGTTGCTCGAGCGCGAGCTCATTTACGTTGTCGGCCGCGCCGACGCGCCCGGACGACCGATCCAGTACGGCACGACCGACCAGTTCCTCGAATTCGTGGGCATCAAGTCGCTCGAAGAGCTCCCGGCGTCGGACGTCCTGTCGTCCCGCCAGATCGACGAGTGGCTCAAGACCAACGAGAACGCCCGCCCCCCGAACGACACCGACATGGGTCTGCCGGAGGAGCAGCTTCCGCTCGACGCGGCTGCGGCCGACGGCGACGCGGCGGTGGAGGAGGCGATCGACGCGTCCTCCTCGGCGGAGTCGCCGGTGAGCGAAGCATCGGAAGCCGCCGAAGCGGCACCTCCGACGGAGGAGCCGGCCGAAAAGGATCAAAGCAGTCCACCTCCCTCCTAA
- the ilvD gene encoding dihydroxy-acid dehydratase, translated as MSTVPNSQRPFSSIVHDGPDRAPNRSMLRAVGFQDEDFKKPVVGIASTWSMVTPCNMHIDQLARDAEAGANSAGGKAIIFGTITVSDGISMGTPGMRYSLVSREVIADSIETVTGGEGFDALVAIGGCDKNMPGCLMAMARLNRPSVFVYGGTILPGIHPDSKKECDIVSVFEAVGQHAAGKLSDDELKKVESCSIPGPGSCGGMYTANTMASAIEALGMSLPNSSAQVAISKEKKADCERAGEAALALLKAGIRPRDIMTKKAFENAITVVIALGGSTNAVLHLLAIAHTAGVKLTIDDFTRVGKRVPVLADLKPSGRYGMAHLSRVGGLPPLMKMLLDHGLIHGDCLTVTGKTVAENLRDVQPYPTNQDVVRPWSNPIKPDSHLRILYGNLAVGGAVAKISGKEGLQFSGKAIVFEGEEAALAAILNGRVKSGHVVVIRNEGPVGGPGMREMLSPTSAIMGKGLGKEVALITDGRFSGGSHGFVVGHITPEAARGGAIGVVKNGDPITIDAVKNEITLDISPKELKARLAAWKPRKQKETRGALAKYAKLVSTASEGAVTDKYL; from the coding sequence ATGAGCACTGTCCCCAACTCTCAGCGTCCGTTCTCCTCCATTGTCCACGACGGCCCCGACCGGGCTCCCAACCGCTCCATGCTTCGTGCCGTCGGTTTCCAGGATGAAGATTTCAAGAAGCCAGTCGTCGGCATCGCCTCCACCTGGAGCATGGTGACGCCGTGTAACATGCACATTGACCAACTGGCGCGGGATGCCGAAGCCGGCGCCAATTCGGCCGGTGGCAAGGCGATCATCTTTGGCACGATCACGGTGTCGGACGGCATTAGCATGGGCACTCCCGGCATGCGCTACTCGCTCGTGTCGCGCGAAGTGATCGCCGACTCCATCGAGACGGTCACGGGCGGCGAAGGCTTCGACGCGCTGGTCGCGATCGGCGGTTGCGACAAGAACATGCCCGGCTGCCTCATGGCCATGGCGCGCCTGAACCGGCCCTCTGTCTTCGTCTATGGCGGCACGATTCTCCCGGGCATCCATCCCGACTCGAAGAAGGAATGCGATATCGTCTCGGTGTTCGAAGCCGTGGGCCAGCACGCCGCCGGCAAGCTCAGCGACGACGAGTTGAAGAAGGTCGAGAGCTGCTCGATTCCCGGCCCGGGCTCCTGCGGCGGCATGTACACCGCCAACACCATGGCGTCCGCCATCGAGGCGCTCGGCATGAGTCTTCCCAACAGCTCCGCGCAGGTCGCGATCAGCAAGGAGAAGAAGGCCGACTGTGAGCGCGCCGGCGAAGCCGCCCTCGCCCTCCTCAAGGCCGGCATCCGTCCGCGCGATATCATGACGAAGAAGGCGTTCGAGAACGCCATCACCGTCGTCATCGCCCTCGGCGGCTCCACGAACGCCGTGCTGCACCTGCTCGCGATCGCCCACACCGCCGGCGTGAAGCTGACGATCGATGATTTCACCCGCGTCGGTAAGCGCGTCCCCGTCCTCGCCGACCTCAAGCCGTCCGGCCGCTATGGCATGGCCCATCTCTCCCGCGTCGGCGGCCTGCCGCCGCTGATGAAGATGCTGCTCGATCACGGCCTCATCCACGGCGACTGCCTCACCGTCACCGGCAAGACCGTCGCCGAGAACCTGCGCGACGTGCAGCCTTACCCGACCAACCAGGACGTCGTCCGTCCGTGGTCGAACCCGATCAAGCCCGACAGCCACCTCCGCATTCTCTACGGCAACCTGGCCGTCGGCGGCGCCGTCGCGAAGATCTCGGGCAAGGAAGGTCTCCAGTTCTCCGGCAAGGCGATCGTCTTCGAAGGCGAGGAGGCCGCGCTGGCCGCGATTCTCAACGGCCGCGTCAAATCCGGCCACGTCGTCGTCATCCGCAACGAAGGCCCCGTCGGCGGTCCCGGCATGCGCGAGATGCTCTCCCCGACCAGCGCCATCATGGGCAAGGGCCTCGGCAAGGAGGTCGCGCTCATCACCGACGGTCGTTTCTCCGGCGGCAGCCACGGTTTCGTCGTCGGCCACATCACGCCGGAAGCCGCCCGCGGCGGCGCCATCGGCGTCGTGAAGAACGGCGACCCCATCACCATCGATGCGGTGAAGAACGAGATCACCCTCGACATCTCACCGAAGGAGCTGAAGGCGCGCCTCGCCGCCTGGAAACCGCGCAAGCAGAAGGAAACCCGCGGCGCCCTCGCCAAGTACGCCAAACTGGTCTCCACTGCCTCTGAAGGCGCCGTGACCGACAAATACCTCTGA
- a CDS encoding glucose-6-phosphate isomerase has product MSWNRFKTHFYHHADLGVSLDISRIPFPDDFLAAMEPRMQQAFQAMKDLEGGAIANPDEKRMVGHYWLRAPQLAPRAELTQEITSTLAQIKEFTARVHAGDVSGPKGKFKNLLVIGIGGSALGPQLVNHALGQPRKDKLAVTFFDNTDPDGIDYVLATLRGQLARTLVVVISKSGGTAETRNGMLEAIAAFKAAGLDYAKQFVAVTGAGSKLDQTAASEGWLARFAMWDWVGGRTSELSAVGLLPAALQGIDIQAMLDGAAAMDAVTRQSITAQNPAALLALMWHYATDGRGAKDMVVLPYKDRLLLFSRYLQQLVMESLGKERDLQGNLVNQGVAVYGNKGSTDQHAYVQQLREGVNNFFVTFIEVLKDRDAKTAMDVEPGVTSGDFLQGFYLGTRDALTEKDRHSITITVPDVSPRTLGMLIALYERVVGFYATLIGINAYHQPGVEAGKKAAGAVIALKLKLVETLKGSAGKAFTAEELAAAAGVSEQTELVFKILEHLAANKGSGLKKRAKSPWYESQYKLNA; this is encoded by the coding sequence ATGAGCTGGAACCGTTTCAAAACCCACTTCTATCACCACGCCGACCTCGGCGTCTCCCTCGATATCTCCCGGATCCCCTTCCCCGACGACTTCCTCGCCGCGATGGAGCCGCGCATGCAGCAGGCGTTCCAGGCGATGAAGGACCTCGAGGGCGGCGCGATTGCCAACCCCGACGAGAAGCGCATGGTCGGCCATTACTGGCTGCGCGCCCCGCAGCTCGCGCCCCGCGCCGAGCTCACCCAGGAGATCACGTCCACCCTTGCCCAGATCAAGGAGTTCACCGCCCGCGTGCACGCCGGCGACGTCAGCGGCCCCAAGGGCAAATTCAAGAACCTCCTCGTCATCGGCATCGGCGGCTCCGCGCTCGGACCCCAGCTCGTGAACCACGCGCTCGGACAGCCGCGCAAGGACAAGCTCGCCGTCACGTTCTTCGACAACACCGATCCCGACGGCATCGACTACGTCCTCGCCACCCTCCGGGGCCAGCTCGCCCGCACCCTCGTCGTCGTCATCTCCAAGTCCGGCGGCACCGCCGAGACGCGCAACGGCATGCTCGAGGCCATTGCCGCCTTTAAGGCCGCCGGCCTCGATTACGCGAAGCAGTTCGTCGCCGTCACCGGCGCCGGTTCCAAGCTCGACCAGACCGCGGCCAGCGAGGGCTGGCTCGCCCGCTTCGCCATGTGGGACTGGGTCGGCGGCCGCACCAGCGAGCTCTCCGCCGTGGGCCTCCTGCCCGCCGCGCTGCAGGGCATCGACATCCAGGCCATGCTCGACGGGGCGGCCGCCATGGACGCCGTCACCCGTCAGTCCATCACCGCCCAGAATCCCGCCGCGCTCCTCGCGCTGATGTGGCATTACGCGACCGACGGCCGCGGCGCGAAGGACATGGTCGTGCTTCCCTACAAGGACCGCCTCCTCCTCTTCTCCCGCTACCTGCAGCAGCTCGTCATGGAGTCGCTCGGCAAGGAGCGTGACCTGCAGGGCAACCTCGTGAACCAGGGCGTCGCCGTTTACGGCAACAAGGGTTCCACCGATCAGCACGCCTACGTGCAGCAGCTGCGCGAGGGCGTGAACAACTTCTTCGTGACGTTCATCGAGGTCCTCAAGGACCGGGACGCCAAGACCGCGATGGACGTCGAGCCGGGCGTGACCTCCGGCGACTTCCTCCAGGGGTTCTACCTCGGCACCCGCGACGCCCTCACCGAGAAAGACCGCCACTCGATCACCATCACCGTGCCGGACGTCTCGCCGCGCACGCTGGGCATGCTCATCGCGCTGTACGAGCGCGTCGTCGGCTTCTACGCCACGCTCATCGGCATCAACGCGTATCACCAGCCCGGCGTCGAAGCCGGCAAGAAGGCCGCGGGTGCCGTCATCGCCCTCAAGCTTAAGCTGGTCGAAACGCTCAAGGGTTCCGCCGGCAAGGCCTTCACCGCCGAAGAATTGGCTGCCGCGGCGGGCGTCTCCGAGCAGACCGAGCTCGTGTTCAAGATTCTCGAGCACCTCGCCGCCAACAAGGGCTCCGGTTTGAAGAAGCGCGCCAAGTCGCCCTGGTACGAATCGCAGTACAAGCTCAACGCCTGA
- a CDS encoding class I SAM-dependent rRNA methyltransferase, which yields MVPPSSLKLKPNIRARAAHGHPWIFANEVEALLPAEHDGELVEARDRNGRFLGVGIYNSRSQIVWRRLSRERVALDAAYIRTAVERAVARRAEEPARRLIWSESDDLPGLVVDQFGDTLVVQIQTLALEKRAGIVSDVLAELLKPAEIIFRNDAPIRRLEGLPQEVHTRSGGEWEPRWMRIGGFEYWLDLQHGQKTGFYLDQRVQHGVVAKHAAGRRVLDAFCNQGAFALHAARAGANEVLGLDSAEDAVAAARRNAERNGVKAEFQVANVFDWFNDPARAVEPMWDLIILDPPPFAKSRSALEGALRGYKEINLRAMQRLAAGGVLATYTCSHHMQDAELRGVLAEAAADAKRKVRVLEWAHQPPDHPVLATMSESEYLRGYLLQLD from the coding sequence GTGGTTCCTCCGTCGTCGCTCAAACTCAAACCGAATATTCGTGCCCGCGCCGCGCATGGGCACCCGTGGATTTTCGCCAACGAAGTCGAGGCGCTATTGCCGGCGGAGCATGACGGCGAGCTGGTGGAGGCGCGCGACCGGAATGGCCGCTTCCTGGGCGTCGGCATCTACAATTCGCGATCGCAGATCGTGTGGCGGCGGCTGAGCCGGGAACGCGTCGCGCTCGACGCGGCCTACATCCGCACGGCGGTTGAGCGGGCGGTGGCGCGGCGGGCTGAGGAACCGGCCCGCCGGCTCATCTGGTCGGAATCCGACGACCTGCCGGGCCTGGTGGTGGATCAGTTTGGCGACACGCTCGTGGTGCAGATCCAGACGCTCGCGCTGGAGAAGCGCGCGGGGATCGTGAGCGATGTCCTGGCGGAGTTGCTGAAACCAGCCGAGATCATCTTCCGCAACGACGCGCCGATCCGCCGGCTGGAGGGCTTGCCCCAGGAGGTGCACACCCGGAGCGGCGGCGAGTGGGAACCGCGCTGGATGCGCATCGGCGGCTTCGAGTATTGGCTCGATCTGCAGCATGGGCAGAAGACCGGATTCTACCTCGATCAACGGGTGCAGCACGGCGTGGTCGCGAAGCATGCGGCCGGCCGGCGGGTCCTGGACGCGTTCTGCAACCAGGGTGCCTTCGCGCTGCATGCGGCGCGCGCCGGCGCCAACGAGGTGCTTGGCCTCGATAGCGCCGAGGACGCCGTGGCGGCGGCGCGGCGCAACGCCGAGCGCAATGGCGTGAAGGCCGAGTTTCAGGTGGCGAACGTGTTCGACTGGTTCAACGACCCGGCGCGGGCGGTGGAGCCGATGTGGGACCTGATCATCCTCGATCCGCCGCCCTTCGCGAAGTCCAGGAGCGCGCTCGAGGGGGCGCTCCGCGGCTACAAGGAAATCAATCTCCGCGCCATGCAGCGGCTCGCGGCCGGGGGCGTGCTGGCGACCTATACCTGCTCGCACCACATGCAGGATGCCGAACTGCGCGGTGTGCTGGCCGAGGCGGCGGCGGACGCGAAGCGCAAGGTGCGGGTGCTCGAATGGGCGCACCAGCCGCCGGATCACCCGGTGCTCGCGACGATGTCCGAGAGCGAGTACCTGCGCGGCTACCTGCTGCAGCTCGATTGA
- a CDS encoding glycosyltransferase family 2 protein, which translates to MHLGKKIVVVMPAYNAAKTLRRTYDEVMAQGVVDRVIVVDDASRDDTVGLARELPHTDVHVHEKNLGYGGNQKSCYRLALAAGADVVIMVHPDYQYTPQLIPAISSMIANGLYPCVIASRILGNYARRGGMPLWKYVANRALTLSENLILDEKLSEYHTGYRAFSRELLERVPWQRNSDDFVFDNQMLAQIFWCGYTVAEVSCPTKYFPEASSINFRRSTRYGFGCLGTALSYRLAAMGLARSELFPPEIRNVGRRPDADI; encoded by the coding sequence ATGCACCTGGGGAAAAAGATCGTCGTCGTCATGCCAGCTTACAACGCGGCCAAGACACTTCGTCGCACCTACGACGAGGTCATGGCCCAAGGCGTGGTCGACCGCGTGATCGTCGTCGACGACGCGAGTCGGGATGACACCGTGGGCCTCGCCCGCGAGCTGCCGCACACCGACGTGCACGTGCACGAAAAAAACCTCGGCTACGGCGGCAACCAGAAGTCCTGCTACCGCCTCGCCCTCGCCGCCGGCGCGGACGTCGTGATCATGGTCCACCCGGACTACCAGTACACGCCACAGCTGATCCCCGCGATTTCGTCGATGATCGCGAACGGGCTTTACCCGTGCGTCATCGCCAGCCGCATCCTGGGCAACTACGCACGCCGCGGCGGCATGCCGCTCTGGAAATACGTCGCCAACCGCGCGCTGACCCTCTCCGAAAATCTCATCCTCGATGAGAAGCTCTCTGAGTACCACACGGGCTACCGCGCTTTCTCGCGCGAGCTGCTCGAGCGGGTGCCCTGGCAGCGCAATTCCGACGACTTCGTCTTCGACAACCAGATGCTCGCGCAGATTTTCTGGTGCGGCTACACGGTCGCCGAAGTGAGCTGCCCGACGAAGTACTTCCCCGAGGCGTCCTCGATCAATTTTCGGCGCAGCACCCGTTACGGGTTTGGCTGCCTCGGCACCGCCCTGTCCTACCGCCTCGCGGCCATGGGCCTGGCCCGCTCCGAACTCTTCCCGCCCGAGATCCGGAATGTCGGCCGTCGGCCCGACGCCGACATCTGA